A window of the Lactuca sativa cultivar Salinas chromosome 5, Lsat_Salinas_v11, whole genome shotgun sequence genome harbors these coding sequences:
- the LOC111910201 gene encoding protein LURP-one-related 12, whose product MFRTRVSDSKEMNTGRVIVEKGFVYEKETHLTVMKTSLFFAGDGFAVYDSNGQVVFRVDSYGPDNRDAGELVLMDSSGRCLLTVRRKRPSLHQRWEGFIGERVEGDKPIFSVKRSSIIGKSNMTVEMLGDRSEEYHIEGCFSQRNCTIYDSAKETMAEIRRKVDASTNVMLGKDVFSLTLKPGFDGAFAMGLVLVLDQINGDDGGVDVDPTVEECSLSS is encoded by the exons ATGTTCCGCACCAGAGTCAGCGATTCCAAAGAAATGAACACCGGCAGAGTTATCGTTGAAAAAGGATTCGTATACGAAAAGGAAACGCATCTGACAGTTATGAAAACCTCTCTGTTCTTCGCCGGCGATGGATTCGCTGTTTACGATTCCAACGGTCAAGTCGTCTTCCGTGTTGACTCATACGGTCCAGACAATCGTGACGCAGGTGAACTCGTTCTCATGGATTCCTCCGGTCGTTGCCTCCTCACCGTTCGCCGAAAG AGACCAAGTCTACATCAACGTTGGGAGGGTTTTATAGGTGAGAGGGTGGAAGGTGATAAGCCGATATTCAGCGTGAAGAGATCTTCGATCATCGGAAAGTCAAACATGACGGTGGAGATGTTAGGTGATCGATCGGAGGAGTACCATATCGAAGGATGCTTCTCTCAGAGGAACTGCACGATATATGATTCGGCGAAGGAAACAATGGCGGAGATTAGACGCAAAGTGGATGCTTCGACAAATGTGATGCTTGGAAAAGACGTATTCTCGCTCACACTGAAACCAGGTTTCGATGGTGCGTTTGCAATGGGTTTGGTTCTGGTTCTTGATCAGATCAACGGTGATGATGGAGGTGTTGATGTAGACCCTACTGTGGAAGAGTGCAGTTTGTCATcttga